In one Streptomyces sp. NBC_01288 genomic region, the following are encoded:
- a CDS encoding DUF6344 domain-containing protein — protein MAQIKVQKLWNAFVTGFLALCTALGLITVTATVAAATERTEAASTSTVAETTPAISPLSFTRSLPPTMKQRIRAEAHGKSPSCRHRPPTDTDETAETADATEPDHAEPGAPLQH, from the coding sequence ATGGCCCAGATCAAGGTCCAGAAGTTGTGGAACGCCTTCGTCACCGGCTTCCTGGCACTGTGCACGGCGCTCGGACTCATCACGGTCACCGCGACGGTCGCCGCCGCGACTGAGCGGACCGAGGCGGCGAGCACCAGCACGGTCGCCGAGACGACACCGGCGATCTCCCCCTTGTCCTTCACCAGGTCGCTGCCCCCCACGATGAAGCAACGCATCCGCGCCGAGGCCCACGGCAAGTCCCCCAGCTGCCGCCACCGCCCGCCGACGGACACGGACGAGACCGCGGAGACGGCCGACGCGACGGAGCCGGACCACGCGGAGCCGGGAGCCCCGCTCCAGCACTGA